The following coding sequences lie in one Micromonospora sp. R77 genomic window:
- a CDS encoding helix-turn-helix domain-containing protein, translating to MLGVDTEESRAYRALVSMASAAPAELAAQLGTAESEAARILAVLEDRGLAARSVGDIARFVASPPATAFGAMLRQRQNELRLAELELSSLTELYRAASAGRGVAEVVDVIIGAPALRQQLELLQLGARTEVMAFVKPPVEIISARDNTAEDTAVARGVHYRVLLERAMLDDDGDIDSIWAAHNAGEELRVAESLPLKLLIVDREIAIVPLVSSPDVATTGALLVHRSGLLDALIALFEREWATATEVVTSADGFSGTGVDDLDVRILTLLLAGLTDQAVAGHLRTSLRTVQRRVRRLMDLARVQTRMQLGYQAARLGWFPETGHRRNERRTAAVASESPALAAPR from the coding sequence GTGCTGGGAGTGGACACCGAGGAGTCGCGGGCGTACCGGGCTCTGGTCTCCATGGCCTCGGCCGCCCCTGCCGAGCTGGCGGCTCAGCTCGGCACGGCCGAGAGCGAGGCGGCCCGGATCCTCGCCGTGCTGGAGGACAGAGGACTGGCCGCGCGCAGCGTGGGAGACATCGCCCGCTTCGTCGCCTCCCCACCGGCCACCGCGTTCGGTGCGATGCTGCGGCAACGGCAGAACGAGCTTCGCCTCGCCGAGCTGGAACTGAGCTCGTTGACCGAGCTGTACCGGGCGGCGAGCGCCGGTCGGGGCGTCGCCGAGGTGGTCGACGTGATCATTGGCGCGCCGGCCCTGCGGCAGCAGCTGGAGCTACTCCAGCTCGGGGCGCGTACGGAGGTGATGGCCTTCGTCAAGCCGCCGGTGGAGATCATCAGCGCCCGAGACAACACCGCGGAAGACACCGCCGTGGCCCGGGGCGTGCACTACCGGGTACTGCTGGAGCGCGCCATGCTCGACGACGACGGGGACATCGACAGCATTTGGGCCGCCCACAACGCCGGGGAGGAGCTCCGCGTCGCGGAGAGCCTGCCCCTGAAGCTGCTCATCGTCGACCGGGAGATCGCCATCGTCCCGTTGGTCAGCTCGCCGGACGTGGCCACCACCGGCGCCCTGCTGGTGCACCGCAGCGGCCTGCTGGACGCGTTGATCGCTCTGTTCGAGCGGGAGTGGGCGACCGCCACCGAGGTGGTGACCTCGGCGGACGGCTTCTCCGGCACCGGGGTGGACGACCTCGACGTCCGGATCCTGACCCTGCTGCTCGCCGGGCTGACCGACCAGGCGGTCGCCGGCCATCTCCGCACGTCCCTTCGGACGGTGCAGCGCCGGGTCCGCCGGCTGATGGACCTGGCGCGGGTGCAGACCCGGATGCAGCTCGGCTACCAGGCGGCCCGGTTGGGCTGGTTTCCCGAGACGGGTCACCGCCGAAACGAACGACGCACCGCCGCCGTAGCATCAGAGTCTCCAGCGCTTGCCGCTCCGCGATGA